In Monodelphis domestica isolate mMonDom1 chromosome 4, mMonDom1.pri, whole genome shotgun sequence, one DNA window encodes the following:
- the GALE gene encoding UDP-glucose 4-epimerase produces MSEKVLVTGGAGYIGSHTVLELLEAGYQPVVIDNFHNTIRGEGAMPESLKRVEELTGRKVEFEEMDILDKAALQGLFKKHSFMAVIHFAGLKAVGESVQKPLDYYKVNLTGTIQLLEAMNAHGVKNLVFSSSATVYGNPHYLPLDEKHPTGGCTNPYGKSKFFIEEMIQDLCQAEKAWNAVLLRYFNPIGAHASGRIGEDPQGIPNNLMPYVSQVAVGRREVLSVYGNDYNTVDGTGVRDYIHVVDLAKGHITALKKLKEQCGCRIYNLGTGTGYSVLQMVTAMEKASGKKIPYKIVARRDGDVATCYANPTLAQEELGWKADFGLDKMCEDLWRWQEQNPTGFSSQA; encoded by the exons ATGTCGGAGAAGGTGTTGGTGACCGGAGGAGCTGGCTACATTGGCAGCCACACCGTTCTGGAGCTGCTGGAAGCTGGCTACCAACCGGTGGTGATCGACAACTTCCACAACACCATCCGAG GAGAGGGGGCCATGCCCGAGAGCCTAAAGCGAGTGGAAGAACTCACAGGCAGGAAGGTGGAGTTTGAGGAGATGGATATCTTGGACAAGGCAGCCCTTCAAGGACTCTTTAAGAAG CACAGCTTCATGGCTGTGATCCACTTCGCGGGACTCAAAGCAGTCGGGGAATCGGTGCAGAAGCCCCTGGACTATTACAAGGTCAACCTTACAGGGACCATCCAGCTGCTGGAG GCCATGAATGCCCACGGGGTGAAGAACCTGGTGTTCAGCAGCTCGGCTACTGTGTATGGGAACCCCCACTACCTGCCCCTGGATGAGAAGCACCCCACTGGGGGCTGTACCAACCCATATGGCAAATCCAAGTTCTTCATCGAGGAGATGATCCAAGACTTGTGCCAGGCAGAGAAG GCTTGGAATGCTGTCCTGCTGAGATACTTCAACCCCATCGGGGCCCATGCCTCAGGCCGCATCGGCGAAGACCCACAGGGCATCCCCAACAATCTGATGCCCTACGTCTCTCAG GTGGCAGTAGGTCGTCGGGAAGTCCTCAGTGTCTATGGCAACGACTACAACACAGTGGATGGGACAG GTGTCCGAGATTACATCCACGTTGTGGACTTGGCAAAGGGCCACATCACAGCCCTGAAGAAACTCAAGGAACAGTGTGGCTGTCGG ATCTATAACCTGGGGACAGGCACTGGCTATTCTGTGCTACAGATGGTGACAGCCATGGAGAAAGCCTCTGGAAAGAAG ATCCCATATAAGATTGTGGCCCGCCGGGACGGGGATGTAGCCACCTGTTATGCCAACCCCACACTGGCACAGGAGGAGCTGGGCTGGAAAGCAGATTTTGGCCTAGACAAGATGT GTGAGGATCTCTGGCGGTGGCAAGAACAGAATCCGACTGGATTTAGCAGCCAAGCCTGA
- the LYPLA2 gene encoding acyl-protein thioesterase 2 isoform X2 has protein sequence MCGNNMSVPLLSDAATVSGAERETAAVIFLHGLGDSGHSWADALSSIRLPYVKYICPHAPRIPVTLNMKMVMPSWFDLMGLSPDAPEDEAGIKKAAESIKALIEHEVKNGIPANRIILGGFSQGGALSLYTALTCPHPLAGIVALSCWLPLHRAFPQAANGMARDMAILQCHGELDPMVPVRFGALTSEKLKSVVPPAKVQFKTYPGVMHSSCPQEMAAVKEFIEKLLPPI, from the exons ATGTGTGGTAACAATATGTCTGTGCCCCTGCTCTCCGACGCCGCGACTGTTTCAGGAGCTGAGCGGGAGACAGCAGCG gtTATTTTTTTACATGGGCTTGGAGACTCAGG GCACAGCTGGGCTGATGCCCTTTCCTCCATACGCCTTCCCTATGTCAAGTACATCTGTCCCCATGC gcCTCGGATCCCGGTCACACTGAACATGAAGATGGTGATGCCTTCCTG GTTTGACCTGATGGGTCTGAGTCCTGATGCCCCGGAAGACGAAGCTGGAATCAAGAAGGCTGCAGAGAGCA TCAAGGCCCTGATTGAGCACGAGGTGAAGAATGGAATTCCAGCTAATCGAATCATCTTGGGGGGCTTCTCCCAG GGTGGAGCCCTATCCCTCTACACAGCTCTTACCTGCCCGCACCCCCTGGCTGGCATCGTGGCACTCAGCTGCTGGCTGCCTCTGCATCGGGCCTTCCCTCAG GCGGCCAACGGCATGGCCCGGGACATGGCCATCCTGCAGTGCCACGGGGAGCTGGACCCCATGGTGCCCGTGCGCTTCGGAGCCCTCACCTCAGAGAAACTCAAGTCCGTTGTCCCTCCAGCCAAGGTCCAGTTCAAGACTTACCCTGGTGTCATGCACAGCTCCTGTCCCCAG GAGATGGCAGCTGTGAAGGAGTTCATTGAGAAGCTGCTGCCCCCCATCTAA
- the LYPLA2 gene encoding acyl-protein thioesterase 2 isoform X1: MCGNNMSVPLLSDAATVSGAERETAAVIFLHGLGDSGHSWADALSSIRLPYVKYICPHAPRIPVTLNMKMVMPSWFDLMGLSPDAPEDEAGIKKAAESIKALIEHEVKNGIPANRIILGGFSQGGALSLYTALTCPHPLAGIVALSCWLPLHRAFPQAANGMARDMAILQCHGELDPMVPVRFGALTSEKLKSVVPPAKVQFKTYPGVMHSSCPQVSAEEASASPLPLLPPLSPPLQTLPLQEMAAVKEFIEKLLPPI; this comes from the exons ATGTGTGGTAACAATATGTCTGTGCCCCTGCTCTCCGACGCCGCGACTGTTTCAGGAGCTGAGCGGGAGACAGCAGCG gtTATTTTTTTACATGGGCTTGGAGACTCAGG GCACAGCTGGGCTGATGCCCTTTCCTCCATACGCCTTCCCTATGTCAAGTACATCTGTCCCCATGC gcCTCGGATCCCGGTCACACTGAACATGAAGATGGTGATGCCTTCCTG GTTTGACCTGATGGGTCTGAGTCCTGATGCCCCGGAAGACGAAGCTGGAATCAAGAAGGCTGCAGAGAGCA TCAAGGCCCTGATTGAGCACGAGGTGAAGAATGGAATTCCAGCTAATCGAATCATCTTGGGGGGCTTCTCCCAG GGTGGAGCCCTATCCCTCTACACAGCTCTTACCTGCCCGCACCCCCTGGCTGGCATCGTGGCACTCAGCTGCTGGCTGCCTCTGCATCGGGCCTTCCCTCAG GCGGCCAACGGCATGGCCCGGGACATGGCCATCCTGCAGTGCCACGGGGAGCTGGACCCCATGGTGCCCGTGCGCTTCGGAGCCCTCACCTCAGAGAAACTCAAGTCCGTTGTCCCTCCAGCCAAGGTCCAGTTCAAGACTTACCCTGGTGTCATGCACAGCTCCTGTCCCCAGGTCAGTGCAGAGGAAGCCTccgcctcccccctcccccttctccctcccctctcccctcccttacAGACTCTCCCCCTACAGGAGATGGCAGCTGTGAAGGAGTTCATTGAGAAGCTGCTGCCCCCCATCTAA